The DNA sequence GCGTTGTGGCATTGGATCGGAATCCTATCCCACGTTAGGAGCATCCACATGGGTTGGGTTGAAGGACGCTTCGAAGAAAACTTCCTCGTCACCACGCTCGAGCAAGGCATCGCCTGGGCGCGCGAATCGAGCATGTGGCCGATGACGTTCGGCCTGGCCTG is a window from the Acidobacteriota bacterium genome containing:
- a CDS encoding NADH-quinone oxidoreductase subunit B, translated to MGWVEGRFEENFLVTTLEQGIAWARESSMWPMTFGLA